The proteins below come from a single Fastidiosipila sanguinis genomic window:
- the lgt gene encoding prolipoprotein diacylglyceryl transferase, with translation MDKYVVSFPGLGINDLEFSRVAFSLFGIDVYWYGIIITTGIMLCLYLAYRHAPKYGIDQEFLLDNFIMIIIASLLGARAYYVMFSWDQFKGDFMKIIDFRQGGMAFYGGVIGAVIAILVIHAIKKKPALKFIDFCAVYLPLGQAIGRWGNFVNQEAFGVNTDLPWGMISNGTKAYLEMNPQLGQNPALPVHPTFFYEFLGNMILFVVLILYRRKNKHNGDLLATYLIGYGIIRYVVEGLRTDSLYVGQTTVRVSQLLSLFMVVVGIGIFVYHYLRDKKSAELLMEEKLNEASKEVETSEDE, from the coding sequence ATGGATAAATATGTAGTTAGTTTCCCAGGCTTAGGGATAAATGATTTGGAATTCAGTCGTGTGGCTTTTAGCCTGTTCGGTATAGATGTTTACTGGTATGGAATTATTATTACTACTGGGATAATGCTTTGTTTATATTTGGCATATAGGCATGCACCAAAATATGGTATAGATCAAGAGTTCTTGTTGGATAATTTTATTATGATAATTATTGCTTCATTGCTTGGAGCAAGAGCTTACTATGTAATGTTTTCATGGGATCAGTTTAAAGGTGATTTTATGAAAATTATTGATTTTAGACAAGGTGGAATGGCTTTTTACGGTGGAGTAATAGGAGCGGTAATAGCGATTTTAGTAATTCACGCTATTAAGAAGAAGCCTGCTCTTAAATTTATAGATTTCTGCGCTGTTTATTTACCATTAGGTCAAGCAATAGGTCGCTGGGGCAACTTTGTAAATCAAGAAGCTTTTGGTGTCAACACAGATCTGCCTTGGGGAATGATCAGCAATGGTACAAAAGCTTATTTAGAGATGAATCCTCAACTCGGTCAGAATCCAGCTTTGCCAGTTCATCCAACTTTCTTCTATGAATTTTTAGGAAATATGATATTGTTTGTTGTCTTAATTCTATATCGTAGGAAAAATAAACATAATGGTGATCTGCTAGCTACTTATTTAATTGGTTATGGAATAATTAGATATGTAGTAGAAGGTTTACGTACGGATTCACTATATGTTGGACAGACTACAGTTAGAGTTTCCCAATTACTATCACTATTCATGGTAGTTGTAGGAATTGGTATTTTTGTATATCACTATTTAAGAGACAAAAAATCTGCAGAATTGCTAATGGAAGAGAAACTCAATGAAGCGAGTAAAGAAGTAGAAACATCTGAAGATGAATAA